GCAGGATCCCCCGCAGAACTCCCGCGATCTTTGCCTCGACGGGTACTCCGTCCACCTCGCCAGCCACTTCTCCCGCTTCCACCCGATCCCCGATCCGCTTCCTCCCCCTAAACCTCCCGCTGGCCGGAGCCCGCAAAACTCTTTCCCAGGTATATCCAGAAATTTCTCCGGGAATGCCGGTGTCCGGGTCCGCTTCTCCCACCTCGATTACCTTGCCCAATCGATGCCCGCGGTTGGTTTCAATGACCAGGTGCACATCCTGTCCGGCTCGGAAACCAGGGCCGAGGCCGATGACCAAAGGGGCATCGACAATACGTGTACCAGTGTTTCTCTTGGCCAGGATGGCGTCTATTACCACATCAGGGTTTAACGTTGCGCGGATGGAGCATTCCGGGTCCACGAAAATGGGGACTCTCCCTTCTTCCCAGGCATGGAGGATCCCTTCTCGGCTGGAGACACACTTGGCCACCAGGCCCTCGACTTCTTTTTGCCCCTCGAAGATGGCCTCGCTAAAGGCCACTTCGCGGCGAACCGCCAGGGGTTCAGGGATTTCGGTCACGCCAACCCGGAAACCGGAGCGAGCCAGGCGATGAGCCACTCCGGTGGCCATCTCTCCTCCCCCTTTGACCAGGATAACCAGGTCTTTCAGTTTCTTCTTTGGGGCGGGCATGGGACTATACTCCTTTTCCCATGGGGCATACCGGGTATCGGCAGACCGAACATTTCCAGCATAAACCTCCGTGGCCCAGGCGGGCGACCTCTTCCGCGGAGATGGAGTCGTTGGCCAACACCCGCGGAAGAAAAAGGTCTAAGGCAGTCACCGGATCATGCACCACGCAGGCTGGCACTCCAAGGATAACGGTCTCCCCCAGCCGGGCATAGACCGACATGGAACCCGGAAGAACGGGTACGCCATAGAAAACAACTTCCGCCCCCGACTTCCGAATGCCCTCCAAGGTTACATCATCCGGGTCTACCGAAAGGCCCCCCGTGGCTATGATCACCTGGCACCCGATTGATTTCATCTTGTGAATCTCGCTGGCAATCTGGAGGACATCATCGGTAACGACCGCCTCCCGGATCATTCGGGAACCAAGAGCTTCCACCTTGGTCCTCACGATGCCGGCCGAACGATCTTTAA
The Deltaproteobacteria bacterium genome window above contains:
- the yqeB gene encoding selenium-dependent molybdenum cofactor biosynthesis protein YqeB, with amino-acid sequence MPAPKKKLKDLVILVKGGGEMATGVAHRLARSGFRVGVTEIPEPLAVRREVAFSEAIFEGQKEVEGLVAKCVSSREGILHAWEEGRVPIFVDPECSIRATLNPDVVIDAILAKRNTGTRIVDAPLVIGLGPGFRAGQDVHLVIETNRGHRLGKVIEVGEADPDTGIPGEISGYTWERVLRAPASGRFRGRKRIGDRVEAGEVAGEVDGVPVEAKIAGVLRGILRDGLWVQEQMKVGDVDPRGVREHCFTISEKARAIAGAVLEAILMRYNR